One genomic segment of Amycolatopsis sp. WQ 127309 includes these proteins:
- a CDS encoding PadR family transcriptional regulator — protein MSLRHAVLGMLDEAPASGYDLLKRFEQAMSNVWAATQSQLYGELGKLEKAGLIRVLAEGPRGRKEYEITEDGRVELRHWLVEVKPNRSPRNEVLLRVYFLGSVSPEKAKEFIEYMGENSRQREERLTELEASIDWGDDNEAQYGRLVLEWGKRFSAMNREWSEWAVKQIE, from the coding sequence ATGAGCCTTCGACACGCGGTGCTCGGCATGCTGGACGAGGCGCCGGCCAGTGGTTACGACCTGCTGAAACGCTTCGAGCAGGCGATGTCCAACGTGTGGGCGGCGACGCAGAGCCAGCTGTACGGCGAACTCGGCAAGCTCGAGAAGGCCGGCCTCATCCGGGTCCTCGCCGAGGGCCCGCGCGGGCGCAAGGAGTACGAGATCACCGAGGACGGCCGCGTCGAGCTGCGGCACTGGCTGGTCGAGGTGAAGCCCAACCGGTCCCCGCGCAACGAGGTCCTGCTGCGCGTCTACTTCCTGGGCTCGGTGTCGCCGGAGAAGGCGAAGGAGTTCATCGAGTACATGGGCGAGAACAGCCGTCAGCGCGAAGAACGCCTCACGGAGCTGGAAGCGTCGATCGACTGGGGCGACGACAACGAGGCCCAGTACGGCCGCCTGGTCCTGGAGTGGGGCAAGCGCTTCTCGGCGATGAACCGCGAGTGGTCCGAATGGGCCGTCAAGCAGATCGAGTGA
- a CDS encoding carotenoid oxygenase family protein: protein MTTTDFHLTGAYAPVHDELTAFDLPVTGALPPELTGWYLRNGPNPRTGSKHWFTGDGMLHGVRLEHGRAAWYRNRWVRTESFGDDDAVLYNADGSRNLRTSTANTHVVTHAGRTLALVESSLPYEITTELDTVGAYDFGGELADSMTAHPKICPTTGELHFFGYGSITAPHVSYYRADASGKLVVKQPIDVPGLTMMHDFALTAAHAVFYDLPVVFDPASVGQGMPYRWDAGYGARLGVLRRDDPAGGVRWFDVEPCYVFHTLNAHDTADGRIVVHVVRYDHLWWAGHDPARGVLWRWTLDPATGRVTEERLDERPAEFPRIDDRFAGSDVRFGHVTQGGRDGEQSFLRRHDLHTGGVEQHVFAPGRTPGEAVFVPAAGGDGWLLTYVHDAAEDRSDLVVFDAGDVAAAPVAVVHLPQRVPAGFHGNWLPDA, encoded by the coding sequence ATGACCACGACCGACTTCCACCTCACCGGGGCGTACGCGCCCGTCCACGACGAGCTGACCGCGTTCGACCTGCCGGTGACCGGCGCGCTGCCGCCCGAGCTGACCGGCTGGTACCTGCGCAACGGCCCCAACCCGCGCACCGGCAGCAAGCACTGGTTCACCGGCGACGGCATGCTGCACGGCGTCCGCCTCGAGCACGGCCGCGCCGCCTGGTACCGCAACCGCTGGGTGCGCACCGAGAGCTTCGGCGACGACGACGCCGTGCTCTACAACGCCGACGGCTCCCGGAACCTGCGCACCAGCACGGCCAACACGCACGTCGTCACCCACGCCGGCCGGACGCTCGCGCTCGTCGAGTCGTCGCTGCCGTACGAGATCACGACCGAGCTGGACACCGTGGGCGCGTACGACTTCGGCGGCGAACTGGCCGACTCGATGACCGCGCACCCGAAGATCTGCCCCACCACCGGGGAACTGCACTTCTTCGGCTACGGCAGCATCACCGCGCCGCACGTGAGCTACTACCGCGCCGACGCGAGCGGGAAGCTCGTCGTGAAGCAGCCGATCGACGTGCCGGGCCTGACGATGATGCACGACTTCGCGCTCACCGCGGCCCACGCCGTGTTCTACGACCTGCCGGTGGTGTTCGACCCGGCGTCGGTCGGCCAGGGCATGCCCTACCGCTGGGACGCCGGCTACGGCGCGCGCCTCGGTGTGCTGCGCCGCGACGACCCGGCCGGCGGCGTCCGCTGGTTCGACGTCGAGCCGTGCTACGTCTTCCACACGCTCAACGCGCACGACACCGCCGACGGCCGGATCGTGGTGCACGTCGTCCGCTACGACCACCTGTGGTGGGCGGGGCACGACCCGGCGCGCGGCGTGCTGTGGCGCTGGACGCTCGACCCGGCGACCGGCCGCGTCACCGAGGAACGGCTCGACGAGCGGCCCGCCGAGTTCCCCCGCATCGACGACCGGTTCGCCGGCTCCGACGTCCGGTTCGGGCACGTCACGCAGGGCGGCCGCGACGGCGAGCAGAGCTTCCTGCGCCGCCACGACCTGCACACCGGCGGCGTCGAGCAGCACGTCTTCGCGCCCGGGCGCACCCCCGGCGAGGCCGTGTTCGTCCCCGCCGCGGGCGGCGACGGCTGGCTGCTCACCTACGTCCACGACGCCGCCGAAGACCGCAGCGACCTCGTGGTCTTCGACGCCGGGGACGTCGCCGCCGCGCCGGTCGCCGTCGTCCACCTGCCGCAGCGGGTGCCCGCGGGGTTCCACGGGAACTGGCTGCCGGACGCGTGA